One segment of Choloepus didactylus isolate mChoDid1 chromosome 15, mChoDid1.pri, whole genome shotgun sequence DNA contains the following:
- the LOC119510659 gene encoding DNA polymerase epsilon subunit 2-like: protein MAPERVRSRALSAFKLRGLLLRGCSIKCLTDALQSISELELEDALEKIIDAVEKQPLTSNMIERSVVEAAVQECSQSVDETIILMTNHPEPNLFGTARDKAELFRERYTILHQRTHRHELFTPPVIGSHPDESGSKFQLKTIETLLGSTTKIGDVIVLGMITQLKEGKFFLEDPTGTVQLDLSKAQFHSGLYTEACFVLAEGWFEDRVFHVNAFGFPPTEPSSTTRAYYGNINFFGGPSNTSVKSSAKLKQLEDENKDAMFVFISDVWLDQVEVLEKPHTMFSGYSPAPPTCFILCGDFSSALYGKNQVQSLKDSLKTLADIICEYPNIHQSSRFVFVPGPEDPGFGSILPRPPLAESITNEFRQRVPFSVFTTNPCRIQHCTQEIIVFRENLVNKMCRNCVRFPSNNLDIPNHFTKTILSQGHLTPLPLYVCPVYWAYDYALRVYPVPDLLVIADKYDPFTMTNTECLCINPGSFPRSGFSFKVFYPSNKTVEDSKLQGFLRFLKTV, encoded by the exons ATGGCGCCAGAACGAGTGCGGAGCCGAGCGCTCTCAGCATTCAAGCTGCGCGGCTTGCTGCTCCGGGGTTGCT CCATTAAGTGTCTCACAGATGCTCTTCAATCTATCAGTGAACTGGAGCTAGAAGATGCACTGGAAAAGATCATCGATGCTGTTGAAAAGCAACCTTTGACATCAAACATGATTGAACGATCTGTAGTGGAAGCAGCAGTCCAGGAATGCAGTCAGTCAGTAGATGAAACTAT tATATTAATGACCAACCACCCtgaaccaaatttatttggaacagcAAGAGATAAAGCGGAGCTGTTTCGTGAGCGATATACCATTTTGCACCAGAGGACCCACAGGCATGAATTATTCACTCCTCCAGTGATAGGTTCTCACCCTGATGAAAGTGGAAGCAAATTCCAGCTTAAGACAATAGAAACCTTATTAGGTAGTACAACCAAAATTGGAGATGTGATTGTTCTTGGAATGATAACCCagttaaaagagggaaaatttttTCTGGAAGATCCTACTGGAACAGTACAACTGGATCTTAGTAAAGCTCAGTTCCATAGTGGTTTATATACAGAAGCGTGCTTTGTCTTAGCAGAAGGTTGGTTTGAAGATCGAGTGTTTCATGTCAATGCCTTTGGATTTCCACCCACTGAACCCTCTAGTACTACTAGGGCATACTatggaaatattaatttttttggagGGCCTTCTAATACATCTGTGAAATCTTCtgcaaaactaaaacaattagAAGATGAGAACAAAGATGCAATGTTTGTGTTTATATCTGATGTTTGGTTGGACCAAGTAGAAGTATTGGAAAAACCTCACACCATGTTTTCTGGTTATTCACCAGCACCTCCCACCTGCTTTATCCTGTGTGGTGATTTTTCATCTGCACTGTATGGAAAAAATCAAGTCCAGTCTTTGAAAGATTCCCTAAAAACTTTGGCAGATATAATATGTGAATACCCAAATATTCACCAAAGTAGTCGTTTTGTATTTGTACCCGGACCAGAGGATCCCGGGTTTGGTTCCATCCTGCCAAGGCCTCCACTTGCTGAAAGCATCACTAATGAATTCAGACAAAGAGTACCATTTTCAGTTTTTACTACTAATCCTTGCAGAATTCAACATTGTACACAAGAAATTATTGTTTTTCGTGAAAACTTAGTGAATAAAATGTGCAGAAACTGTGTCCGTTTTCCTAGTAACAATTTGGATATTCCTAATCATTTTACAAAGACTATTTTATCCCAAGGACATCTGACTCCTCTACCCCTTTATGTCTGCCCAGTGTATTGGGCATATGACTATGCTTTGAGAGTGTATCCTGTGCCTGATCTACTTGTCATTGCAGACAAATACGATCCTTTCACTATGACCAATACTGAATGCCTCTGCATAAACCCTGGCTCCTTTCCAAGAAGTGGATTTTCATTCAAAGTTTTTTATCCTTCTAATAAGACAGTAGAAGATAGCAAACTTCAAGGCTTTTTGAGATTCTTAAAGACTGTGTGA